The Apium graveolens cultivar Ventura chromosome 6, ASM990537v1, whole genome shotgun sequence genome contains a region encoding:
- the LOC141666794 gene encoding multiple C2 domain and transmembrane region protein 7-like, translating to MSNLKLGVEVVGAHNLMPKDGQGSSSAFVELQFDHQTFRTTIKEKDLDPVWNESFYFNISNPENIPNLTLEAHVYNNNKANNSKSSLGKVCITGTSFVPYSDAVVLHYPLEKRSIFSRVKGELGLKLFLTDDPNIKSSNPLPMESSSQRNSLSAQAQATVQQNQNFNQNRSSKVKDEPVRTFHNLATPKQQQQQQQQPYYPSASMQQQQPLRYGVDEMRSEPRASNLVRMYSGSPTQPMEYALKETSPFLGGGRIVGGRVIRADKPASTYDLVEPMQFLFVRVVKARDLPTMDVTGSLDPYVEVRVGNYKGVTQHFSKTHNPEWNTVFSFSRERVQTSVLEVVVKDKDLLKDDFVGIVRYDITDVPTRVPPDSPLAPEWYRLEDKKGQKTKGELMLAVWIGTQADEAFPDAWHSDAAIPVDSSMPSTHIRSKVYHSPRLWYVRVNVIEVQDLVLSDKTRFPDVYVKVQIGSQVLKTKPIQARSVNAMWNEDMMFVAAEPFEDHLFLSVEERGGQNKDEIFGRVLIPLNSVEKRADDRMIHSRWFNLQKASITDVEEKKKEKFATRLNLRVCLDGGYHVLDESTHYSSDLRPTAKQLWKPSIGVLELGILNADGLHPMKTREGRGTSDTYCVAKYGHKWIRTRTINDTLSPKYNEQYTWEVFDPATVLTVGVFDNSQLFENGSSGNRDMKIGKVRIRLSTLETGRVYTHSYPLLVLHPSGVKKMGELHLAIRFSSTSMANMMYMYSRPLLPKMHYVRPLTVMQQDMLRHQAVNIVAARLSRAEPPLRKEIVEYMTDADSHLWSMRRSKANFFRLMSVFNGLFAVGKWFGEVSMWRNPVTTVLVHALFLMLVCFPELILPTVFLYMFLIGLWNYRFRARYPPHMNTRISYADSVQQDELDEEFDTFPTSRSSELVRMRYDRLRSVAGRIQSVVGDIASQGERVQALLSWRDPRATTIFITFCLVTAIVLYVTPFQVLTVLTGFYVMRHPRFRHKLPSAPLNFFRRLPARTDSML from the coding sequence ATGAGCAATCTCAAACTAGGAGTGGAGGTTGTTGGTGCCCACAACCTTATGCCCAAAGATGGCCAAGGCTCATCCAGTGCCTTTGTGGAGCTCCAGTTTGATCATCAGACATTTCGGACCACTATCAAAGAGAAGGATCTTGACCCTGTTTGGAATGAGTCTTTCTACTTCAACATCTCTAATCCAGAAAATATACCAAATCTCACTCTTGAGGCCCATGTCTACAACAATAATAAAGCTAATAATTCCAAATCTTCCTTAGGCAAGGTTTGCATAACCGGGACATCATTTGTCCCCTACTCGGATGCTGTTGTTTTGCATTACCCTCTTGAAAAGCGAAGCATTTTCTCCCGTGTAAAAGGTGAGCTTGGTCTAAAGTTATTTCTCACTGATGATCCCAACATAAAGTCTTCTAATCCCCTTCCAATGGAGAGCTCTTCACAGAGAAATTCTTTATCGGCCCAAGCTCAAGCAACTGTACAACAGAATCAGAATTTCAATCAGAATCGATCCTCAAAGGTTAAAGATGAACCAGTACGCACATTCCACAATCTGGCAACCCCaaagcagcaacagcaacagcaacaacagccATATTATCCTAGCGCTTCTATGCAACAACAGCAACCATTACGATATGGTGTTGATGAGATGAGATCTGAACCTCGAGCGTCCAACCTTGTTCGCATGTACTCAGGTTCTCCTACACAACCAATGGAATATGCACTGAAAGAGACTAGTCCTTTCCTTGGAGGGGGTAGAATCGTTGGAGGTCGAGTGATACGTGCAGACAAACCAGCTAGTACTTATGATCTTGTTGAGCCAATGCAGTTCCTTTTTGTGCGAGTTGTCAAAGCTCGTGACCTCCCTACGATGGATGTTACTGGTAGTCTTGATCCTTACGTTGAAGTACGAGTTGGAAACTATAAAGGAGTCACTCAACACTTCTCAAAAACACATAACCCGGAATGGAATACAGTCTTCTCTTTCTCACGGGAGAGGGTGCAAACATCTGTGTTGGAAGTCGTAGTTAAAGATAAGGATTTGttgaaagatgattttgttggcATCGTTCGCTATGATATAACTGATGTTCCTACCCGAGTCCCTCCAGACAGTCCATTGGCACCAGAATGGTATCGTTTGGAAGACAAGAAAGGACAGAAAACCAAAGGAGAACTGATGCTTGCGGTCTGGATTGGAACACAGGCTGATGAGGCTTTTCCTGATGCTTGGCATTCCGATGCAGCTATTCCTGTTGATAGCTCAATGCCATCCACCCACATCCGCTCTAAAGTGTACCACTCCCCAAGACTATGGTATGTTCGTGTTAATGTGATTGAGGTTCAAGACCTGGTTTTGTCTGACAAGACTCGTTTTCCAGATGTATATGTTAAAGTACAGATAGGTAGCCAGGTTCTGAAAACAAAGCCGATTCAGGCACGATCTGTGAATGCAATGTGGAACGAGGATATGATGTTTGTTGCTGCTGAACCCTTTGAAGATCATCTTTTTCTATCCGTCGAAGAACGTGGTGGTCAGAACAAAGATGAAATTTTTGGAAGGGTTCTTATACCTTTGAACTCTGTTGAAAAGCGTGCCGATGATAGGATGATCCACTCCCGATGGTTTAATCTCCAAAAGGCAAGCATCACTGATGttgaagagaaaaaaaaagaaaaatttgCTACTAGACTCAACCTTAGAGTTTGCCTTGATGGAGGGTATCATGTACTTGACGAGTCCACTCACTACAGCAGTGATCTCCGACCAACAGCAAAACAATTATGGAAGCCATCCATAGGTGTCTTGGAACTTGGCATTTTAAATGCTGATGGTCTCCACCCAATGAAGACGAGAGAGGGAAGGGGCACATCAGATACATATTGTGTAGCCAAATATGGCCACAAATGGATTCGGACCCGAACAATCAATGACACTTTGAGTCCCAAGTATAATGAGCAATACACATGGGAGGTTTTCGATCCAGCAACTGTTCTGACTGTAGGTGTTTTTGATAACAGCCAGCTTTTTGAGAATGGTTCCAGTGGAAACAGAGATATGAAAATCGGTAAGGTGCGTATTCGACTTTCTACTCTTGAAACTGGCCGTGTTTATACTCATTCATACCCGTTGCTAGTCCTTCATCCCTCTGGTGTAAAGAAGATGGGGGAACTGCATCTAGCAATCCGGTTTTCAAGCACATCAATGGCCAATATGATGTATATGTATTCACGACCCCTTTTGCCAAAAATGCATTATGTCAGGCCATTAACTGTGATGCAGCAAGACATGCTTCGACACCAAGCTGTCAACATTGTGGCGGCTAGGCTCAGCCGTGCTGAACCACCACTTAGGAAGGAAATAGTTGAGTACATGACTGATGCAGATTCACATCTTTGGAGCATGAGGCGAAGCAAGGCAAACTTTTTCCGCTTGATGTCAGTTTTTAatggattatttgctgttggaaAATGGTTTGGGGAGGTTTCCATGTGGAGGAATCCTGTCACTACAGTGCTAGTGCATGCTCTGTTTCTGATGCTTGTGTGCTTTCCGGAACTAATTCTTCCAACTGTGTTTCTATACATGTTTCTTATAGGACTGTGGAACTATCGGTTTCGGGCAAGATATCCCCCTCACATGAACACAAGAATCTCTTATGCTGATTCAGTTCAGCAGGATGAACTTGATGAAGAATTTGACACATTTCCTACATCTCGTAGCTCCGAGCTAGTTCGGATGAGGTACGACCGATTAAGGAGTGTGGCTGGGCGGATTCAGAGTGTTGTTGGCGACATAGCTAGCCAAGGGGAACGAGTGCAAGCGCTTCTCAGCTGGAGGGATCCGCGAGCTACTACCATATTTATAACATTCTGTCTAGTAACTGCCATTGTGTTGTATGTAACCCCTTTTCAGGTACTAACTGTGTTGACTGGATTTTATGTCATGAGGCATCCTAGGTTTCGTCATAAGTTGCCATCTGCACCACTCAATTTCTTCCGTAGGTTGCCTGCTAGGACCGATAGCATGCTGTGA
- the LOC141666795 gene encoding kiwellin-1-like has translation MMKNRDSLSGLSTLILFSAIALVATIQTLEAEACSPSGKIRGIKPPHGQCNTENDSDCCVKGKLYNKYKCSPSVSSHTKATLTLNSFQKGGDGGGPSECDGKYHSDHTPVVALSTGWFNNRKRCKNFIAIHGNGKSVKAMVVDECDSTMGCDSEHDYQPPCKNNIVDASKAVWKALGVHESDWGEMDITWSDA, from the coding sequence ATGATGAAGAATCGAGATTCTTTATCAGGGTTGTCGACCCTCATTCTCTTCTCTGCAATTGCTCTGGTGGCAACAATTCAAACACTTGAGGCTGAGGCATGCAGTCCCAGTGGCAAGATTAGGGGTATAAAACCTCCACACGGGCAGTGCAACACCGAGAATGATTCAGACTGCTGCGTGAAAGGGAAGTTATACAATAAGTACAAATGCTCCCCTTCGGTGTCAAGTCACACGAAGGCAACCTTGACACTTAACAGTTTCCAGAAGGGTGGTGATGGCGGTGGTCCATCAGAGTGTGACGGTAAGTACCACTCTGATCATACCCCGGTGGTGGCACTGTCAACAGGGTGGTTTAATAACAGGAAGAGATGCAAGAATTTTATTGCCATTCACGGTAATGGCAAGAGTGTGAAAGCTATGGTGGTTGATGAGTGTGATTCCACAATGGGGTGTGATTCGGAGCATGATTATCAGCCACCTTGCAAGAACAATATCGTAGATGCCTCGAAAGCTGTCTGGAAAGCTCTGGGAGTGCATGAAAGTGACTGGGGAGAAATGGACATAACTTGGTCTGATGCTTGA
- the LOC141664466 gene encoding BTB/POZ domain-containing protein At3g49900-like has translation MEPKTSSNAEILVQGSCFFADKERMGSKSNYLKRLFELESSRITISPPLNITAQTFEFIVGYCYGGSIVITPINVAALRIAAELLEMSTGEDGAKGDNLCQKTEDYFKKAIDVNRKFVVMILQSCLSQMPEAETTANLVSKCIEALASKVDEGESIVNYLQDIKTVSYKDFELIAESLYKKLTGTAGQDLLYQIIDFYFEEHSGNVTDEQKTRICNYIDCKILSPQLLMHAVQNQRLPIRFVIKAVHIERLKAGGTIVSAANNHDSEKTECETADAHTLGALLFKPLVDC, from the exons ATGGAGCCTAAAACATCATCCAATGCTGAAATATTGGTTCAAGGTTCTTGTTTCTTCGCAGACAAG GAACGTATGGGATCGAAGAGCAATTACCTGAAGCGCCTCTTTGAATTAGAATCATCTCGAATTACCATCTCACCTCCGTTGAACATAACAGCCCAAACGTTTGAATTCATAGTAGGTTACTGTTATGGAGGATCCATTGTCATCACTCCTATCAATGTTGCTGCTCTCAGAATTGCAGCCGAGTTGCTGGAGATGTCGACTGGAGAAGATGGAGCAAAAGGCGATAATCTGTGCCAGAAGACGGAAGACTATTTCAAAAAAGCCATTGATGTGAACAGAAAATTTGTGGTTATGATTTTACAATCCTGTCTTTCTCAGATGCCTGAGGCAGAAACAACAGCTAATCTGGTGAGCAAATGTATTGAAGCATTGGCCTCAAAAGTAGACGAGGGAGAAAGTATCGTAAATTATCTCCAAGACATTAAAACAGTGAGCTACAAAGATTTTGAGTTAATTGCAGAATCCTTGTACAAGAAGTTAACTGGGACTGCTGGTCAGGACTTGCTATACCAAATCATCGATTTTTATTTCGAG GAACATTCTGGGAACGTGACAGATGAACAGAAAACGAGAATATGCAATTACATTGACTGCAAAATTCTTTCCCCTCAGCTTCTTATGCATGCTGTTCAAAATCAAAGACTTCCAATAAGGTTTGTAATTAAGGCGGTGCACATTGAGCGCCTGAAGGCTGGTGGCACAATAGTATCTGCTGCAAACAACCACGACTCGGAGAAAACTGAATGTGAGACTGCAGATGCACATACCCTGGGTGCATTACTATTTAAAccattggttgattgttaa
- the LOC141664021 gene encoding salt tolerance receptor-like cytoplasmic kinase 1 — protein MAFLKYLKFKISRKRVHDGVIVVSSGTKNDSCSKSVEVSMRRFSWDEIEAVTMKCCRSRMIGYGGFSSVYLAKFSDSSLGAVKIQCSSERLNQVFKQELKILLSVSHPNIVELKGYCDERDEGVLVFDYMCNGTLDENLRCSRENKTLSWRKRMVIAYQLALAIEYLHDKCSLQIVHGDIKASNVLLDKDYNCKLCDFGSAKMGFSSLVLPPPSSMKHHRMIVGSQGYVDPHYLKTGLASKKQDVYSFGIILLELITGKEAFCAETRQNLTSIADPMLRDAAKIEEMIDPRIKNDHTFDLEEARVMTSVSAMCLRRSPSIRLSAAEIVTAMKEQVSSISYEKFTSSAKG, from the coding sequence ATGGCTTTCCTCAAGTACTTGAAGTTCAAGATTAGTCGTAAACGCGTTCATGATGGTGTTATTGTGGTTTCTAGTGGTACTAAAAATGATAGTTGCAGTAAATCAGTGGAGGTTTCTATGAGGAGGTTTAGTTGGGACGAGATTGAAGCGGTTACGATGAAATGTTGCAGGTCTCGGATGATTGGATATGGCGGTTTTAGCTCTGTTTATCTCGCTAAGTTTTCTGATTCGTCGCTGGGAGCTGTCAAGATTCAGTGCAGCAGTGAGCGTCTCAATCAAGTTTTCAAGCAAGAACTGAAGATCTTGCTTAGTGTTTCTCATCCGAATATCGTTGAGCTCAAGGGCTATTGTGATGAACGCGATGAAGGTGTGTTGGTGTTTGATTACATGTGTAATGGAACGCTTGATGAGAATCTGAGATGTTCTCGAGAGAATAAAACTCTTTCGTGGAGGAAACGGATGGTTATAGCTTATCAGCTTGCTTTAGCAATCGAATATTTGCATGATAAGTGTAGCTTGCAGATAGTCCATGGTGATATCAAGGCCTCAAATGTTCTTCTTGACAAGGATTATAATTGTAAACTCTGCGACTTTGGCTCTGCCAAGATGGGGTTTTCATCGTTAGTACTACCACCCCCATCATCGATGAAACATCATCGGATGATTGTTGGTTCTCAAGGCTACGTCGATCCCCACTACCTAAAAACAGGACTTGCTTCCAAGAAACAGGATGTTTACAGTTTCGGGATCATCCTTCTGGAGCTTATTACAGGAAAGGAAGCGTTTTGTGCTGAAACCAGACAAAACCTGACATCAATTGCTGATCCAATGTTGAGAGATGCAGCAAAGATCGAAGAAATGATCGATCCACGGATCAAAAACGATCACACATTCGACTTGGAAGAGGCTAGGGTTATGACTTCTGTTTCGGCTATGTGCTTGCGAAGATCTCCCAGCATTAGGCTTTCTGCAGCAGAAATTGTAACAGCAATGAAAGAACAAGTCTCTTCTATATCATATGAGAAATTTACAAGTTCTGCAAAAGGATGA